The following DNA comes from Hahella chejuensis KCTC 2396.
CTTTCGCGGCGACGCCATTGCTGAAAATCGGTGAATGCGTGGGCGGACTGACTTCTGCGCTCGCGCAGGTCTGACAGGGCGATTTCGAGGCTTTTGACCTGTCGGGCCTGACGGTTTGTCCGGTGCTGTTTGATTTCGGCGATGCTGGCGATCATGGCTGAGTCTCCGTTAGTGTTGGGCCAGGGATTGCAGTTGAGCCAAGGTGTCCGCCATGGAGCAGGGGGCGCCGTCATGCTGTCTCAGGAACTGGTTAATGGGTTCGATGGCCTTGATCGCGGCGTCGGCGAGCGGGTCTGTTCCCGGCTGGTATTCCCCGATCCTGACCAGCAGCTCGATTTCCTTGTAGCGGGCCAATAGTTGCCGCAGCCGCCGCGCCTGTTGCAGTTGTTCCGGCGTGGCGATGTCGTTCATCAGGCGACTGCTGCTGGCGAGAATATCCACCGCAGGAAAGTGGCCGGATTCCGCCAGCGCGCGGGATAACACGATGTGACCGTCCAGAATGGAGCGCACTTCGTCCGCCACCGGCTCGGTCATGTCGTCGCCTTCCACCAGTACGGTGTAGAGCGCGCTGATCGCGCCTTTGGCGCCAGGGCCGGCGCGTTCCAGCAGTTTGGGCAGGGTGGCGAAGACGGTGGGCGGAAAGCCTCTGCGCGCCGGCGGTTCTCCCGCCGCCAGACCGATCTCCCGCAACGCTCGGGCGAAGCGGGTGACAGAGTCTATGAGAAGCAAAACCCGTTTGCCTTGATCGCGAAAATGTTCAGCGATAGCCGTGGCCACGTAACCGGCCTTCACCCGCTCCATGGCGGGCCGGTCGGAAGTGGCGGCCACCACCACGGCGCGTTGCATGCCTTCTGCGCCCAGATCCCGCTCGATAAACCCTCTGACTTCGCGACCGCGTTCGCCGATCAAGCCGATGACGACGATGTCGGCGTCCGTATGGCGGGTGATCATGGAGAGCAGGGTGCTCTTGCCGACTCCGGCCGCCGCGAACACGCCCATGCGTTGCCCCTCGCCACAGGTGAGCATGCCGTCAATCGCACGCACCCCGGTGGTCATGGGCGTTTCCACCAGTCTGCGGGTCAATGGGTTAGGGGAGGCGCTGATAATAGGATAAGGGACGCCTCCAGTCAGGGGCTCGCCGTCATCAATAGGCGCGCCCAGGCCGTCCAGCACCCGTCCCAAAATACCCTCGCTGATCTGGATCTCATGGCTGCGGCCGGTGGGAATCACTTCGGTATGAGCGGACAAACCTTCCATCTCACTCAACGGCGTCAACAACGCCTCCTGCCTGGAAAAACCGATCACCTCCGCAAGAATCGAACGCTGCGACTCCGGGTCCACCAACTCACAAATCTCACCGATCCGCACCCCATTCACAGACGCCTTAACAATCGTCCCCACCGCCTGCGTCACCCGCCCCCGCACCTGCGAAAAATCCGCCTGCTCCACCAACGACCGCAACAACCTGGTCCTGGACGCGGAAAACGCGCTATCACTGAAGACTGTCTGATCCATAGCATCCACACCCTGAAAAAACACCGCGAAAGCGGATTGATGTTTGGTTTAGGGGCAGATTAGAGGGGGAGAGGGAGAGGCTGTATCAGCCGGGGGATCTAATTTTTGGGGGGAGCTTCGGTTTTAGAGCTAGAAGCCGGCTCAGGTAATGTCATATAAGTTACTATTTGGGGATGCCTTTTCTTTTTGGGTTATCAAACCAGCCAGCTATTTTTTCAATGAAAGCCCAAACATCCCCGTTTGATGGTTTTAGATATCCTTCGGATGCGGGATCCTCTCCCATTTTTTC
Coding sequences within:
- the sctN gene encoding type III secretion system ATPase SctN, whose amino-acid sequence is MDQTVFSDSAFSASRTRLLRSLVEQADFSQVRGRVTQAVGTIVKASVNGVRIGEICELVDPESQRSILAEVIGFSRQEALLTPLSEMEGLSAHTEVIPTGRSHEIQISEGILGRVLDGLGAPIDDGEPLTGGVPYPIISASPNPLTRRLVETPMTTGVRAIDGMLTCGEGQRMGVFAAAGVGKSTLLSMITRHTDADIVVIGLIGERGREVRGFIERDLGAEGMQRAVVVAATSDRPAMERVKAGYVATAIAEHFRDQGKRVLLLIDSVTRFARALREIGLAAGEPPARRGFPPTVFATLPKLLERAGPGAKGAISALYTVLVEGDDMTEPVADEVRSILDGHIVLSRALAESGHFPAVDILASSSRLMNDIATPEQLQQARRLRQLLARYKEIELLVRIGEYQPGTDPLADAAIKAIEPINQFLRQHDGAPCSMADTLAQLQSLAQH